CGGCCACTACCCCGCCTGCCCGCTGCTGCGCTACACGGGCCTGTACTGCCCGGGCTGCGGCGGACTGCGCAGCGCCCACGCCTTCGTCCACGGCGACCTCCCGGCCGCGCTCGGCGCCAACGCCATGGCGGTCGCCGGATACGCCGCCTTCGCCGTGTTCTTGGTGTATTGGCTGGTCAGGGCGGTGCGCGGGCTGCCCGTACGGCTCAATCCCCGCCCGTTGACGCTCTGGGTGCTCGGCGGGGTCTGGGCCGTCTTCGTCATCGTGCGGAACCTGCCCTTCGGCTCCGCGCTCGTCCCCTGAAGGCCCAGGTCAGAGCCGGGTCGTCAACCGGATGCGGACGATGTCCCCACCTCCGGATACCATCGAGGGTGTCTGGCTTGATCAAACATCACCCTCCCGAAAGGGGGCCTCTCGCGTGAGTGTGCTCGACGAGATCATCGACGGCGTGCGCGCCGACCTCGCAGAGCGACAGGCGCGGGTCTCCCTCGACGAGCTCAAGGAGCGGGCCGCCAAGGCCCCCCAGGCCCGCGACGGCGCCGCCGCCCTGCGTGGCGAGGGCGTCAAGGTGATCTGCGAAGTCAAGCGTTCCAGCCCGTCCAAGGGCGCCCTGGCCGCCATCGCCGACCCCGCGGGACTCGCCGCCGACTACGAGGCGGGCGGCGCGGCCGTGATCTCCGTCCTCACCGAGCAGCGGCGCTTCGGCGGCTCCCTCGCCGACCTGGAGGCCGTCCGCGCGCGCGTGGACGTGCCGGTCCTGCGCAAGGACTTCATCGTCACCGCGTACCAGCTGTGGGAGGCCCGGGCGTACGGCGCGGACGTCGCCCTGCTGATCGTCGCCGCCCTGGACCAGCCCGCGCTGGTCTCGCTGATCGAGCGCGCCGAGTCCATCGGGCTCACCCCGCTCGTCGAGGTCCACGACGAGGAGGAGGTCTCCCGGGCCGTGGACGCGGGCGCCCGCGTCATCGGCGTCAACGCCCGGAACCTGAAGACCCTCAAGGTGGACCGCTCCACGTTCGAGCGCGTCGCCCCGGAGATCCCGTCCCACATCGTCAAGGTCGCCGAGTCCGGCATCCGCGGCCCGCACGACCTGATCGCCTACGCCAACGCGGGCGCCGACGCGGTGCTCGTCGGCGAGTCGCTGGTGACCGGCCGCGACCCGAAGGCCGCCGTGGCCGACCTCGTCGCCGCCGGTGCGCACCCGGCGCTGCGGCACGGGCGGGACTGAGCGCCCGCCGTGCCCGCGCCCGTCACCCCCGTCACCCCGGTCGTGGCCAGGCCCCGCGCGGCCGTGGCCACGCCCCCGGAGGCGTACGCCCGGCTCGCCCGCGGCTGCCGCCCCCGGGGCTGCCGCGCGCCCGCGCGGCGGGTGCACGGGCGGCGGGTGCGGTACGTGATCGGCTCGGAGCCCGGCCAGGTCAACGGCATGCGATGGCGCCCCCCGCGGGGTGCGGGGAACACGGCCACGTGACGTGACCCGTCGCGTCCGGCCACCGGCCGACCGACGGTCCGGTCACGACCGACGGTCCTGACCGACCGGCGGTTCGGTCCGGATCGACGGTCCCGGCCGCGTGTCGGTCTCGACCGGCTGACGGTCGTGGCCCGTCGTCCGGCCGGACAGAAGGCTCCCGTCGGTCCGGCGGTCCCCGCTCCCCCCACGGCGTCGGTGTCCACCCACACTCACCGTGAGGTCATTTCCGCATGTCCAGCGAGTTCTTCGTTCCCGACCCCGAGGGTCGCGTTCCCAACGCCGAGGGCTACTTCGGCGCGTTCGGCGGCAAGTTCATCCCGGAGGCGCTCGTCGCCGCCGTGGACGAGGTCGCCGCCGAGTACGACAAGGCCAAGGCCGACCTCGAGTTCGCCCGCGAGCTCGACGACCTGCTCGTCCACTACACCGGCCGCCCGAGCGCCCTCACCGAGGTGCCCCGGTTCGCCGAGCACGCCGGTGGCGCCCGGGTCTTCCTCAAGCGCGAGGACCTGAACCACACCGGCTCCCACAAGATCAACAACGTGCTGGGCCAGGCCCTGCTCACCCGGCGCATGGGCAAGACCCGCGTCATCGCCGAGACCGGCGCGGGCCAGCACGGCGTCGCCACCGCGACCGCCTGCGCGCTGTTCGGCCTCGACTGCACCATCTACATGGGGGAGATCGACACCCGGCGGCAGGCGCTCAACGTGGCCCGCATGCGGATGCTCGGCGCCGAGGTCATCGCCGTGAAGTCCGGCAGCCGCACCCTGAAGGACGCCATCAACGAGGCGTTCCGCGACTGGGTCGCCAACGTGGACCACACCCACTACCTCTTCGGCACGGTCGCGGGCCCCCACCCGTTCCCCGCGATGGTCCGCGACTTCCACCGGGTCATCGGCGTCGAGGCGCGCCGCCAGATCCTTGAGCGCGCGGGGCGGCTGCCCGACGCGGCCGTGGCCTGCGTCGGCGGCGGTTCCAACGCCATCGGCCTGTTCCACGCGTTCATCCCCGACGAGGGCGTCCGCCTCGTCGGCTGCGAACCGGCCGGCCACGGCGTGGAGACCGGCGAGCACGCGGCGACCCTGACCGCGGGCGAGCCGGGCATCCTGCACGGCTCCCGCTCGTACGTCCTCCAGGACGACGAGGGCCAGATCACCGAGCCGTACTCGATCTCCGCCGGTCTGGACTACCCGGGCATCGGGCCCGAGCACGCCTACCTCAAGGACAGCGGCCGCGGCGAGTACCGCGCGGTCACCGACGACGCCGCGATGCAGGCCCTGCGCCTGCTGTCCCGCTCCGAGGGCATCATCCCGGCCATCGAGTCCGCGCACGCCCTCGCCGGTGCCCTGGAGGTCGGCCGGGAGCTGGGCCCCGACGGGCTGATCGTCGTCAGCCTGTCCGGCCGGGGCGACAAGGACATGGACACCGCCGCCCGCTACTTCGGGCTGTACGACACGGACGCCGAGGTCGCCGCCGACGAGGCCGGCACCACCGCCGAGATCGAGGGGGACGCCAAGTGAGCGGCAACATCCGGCTGTTGAACGAGACCCTCGCCGCCGCCAGGGCCGAGGAGCGGGCCGCGCTCATCGCGTACCTCCCGGCGGGCTTCCCCACCGTGGACGGCGGTATCGAGGCGGTCAAGGCCGTACTCGACGGCGGCGCCGACATCGTGGAGGTCGGCCTCCCGCACAGCGACCCGGTCCTGGACGGCCCCGTCATCCAGACCGCCGACGACATCGCGCTGCGCGGTGGCGTGCGGATCGCCGACGTGATGCGCACGGTCCGCGAGGCGTTCGAGGCCACCGGCAAGCCGGTCCTCGTCATGACGTACTGGAACCCGATCGACCGGTACGGCGTCGAGCGGTTCACCGCCGAGCTGGCCGAGGCGGGCGGCGCCGGGTGCATCCTGCCCGACCTGCCCGTCCAGGAGTCCGCGCTGTGGCGGGAGCACGCCGAGAAGCACGGCCTGGCCACCGTGTTCGTCGTCGCGCCCAGCAGCAGGGACGAGCGGCTCGCCACGATCACCGCCGCGGGCTCCGGCTTCGTCTACGCGGCGTCCCTCATGGGCGTCACCGGCACCCGCGAGTCCGTCGGCGAGCAGGCCGCCGAC
This genomic window from Streptomyces thermolilacinus SPC6 contains:
- a CDS encoding DUF2752 domain-containing protein encodes the protein MPPGHAARAPYAPPGPPPPPLPLHRRLLAPLGTLAGVAAAFAYVGAVDPNEPGHYPACPLLRYTGLYCPGCGGLRSAHAFVHGDLPAALGANAMAVAGYAAFAVFLVYWLVRAVRGLPVRLNPRPLTLWVLGGVWAVFVIVRNLPFGSALVP
- the trpC gene encoding indole-3-glycerol phosphate synthase TrpC, whose amino-acid sequence is MSVLDEIIDGVRADLAERQARVSLDELKERAAKAPQARDGAAALRGEGVKVICEVKRSSPSKGALAAIADPAGLAADYEAGGAAVISVLTEQRRFGGSLADLEAVRARVDVPVLRKDFIVTAYQLWEARAYGADVALLIVAALDQPALVSLIERAESIGLTPLVEVHDEEEVSRAVDAGARVIGVNARNLKTLKVDRSTFERVAPEIPSHIVKVAESGIRGPHDLIAYANAGADAVLVGESLVTGRDPKAAVADLVAAGAHPALRHGRD
- the trpM gene encoding tryptophan biosynthesis modulator TrpM, which encodes MPAPVTPVTPVVARPRAAVATPPEAYARLARGCRPRGCRAPARRVHGRRVRYVIGSEPGQVNGMRWRPPRGAGNTAT
- the trpB gene encoding tryptophan synthase subunit beta; translation: MSSEFFVPDPEGRVPNAEGYFGAFGGKFIPEALVAAVDEVAAEYDKAKADLEFARELDDLLVHYTGRPSALTEVPRFAEHAGGARVFLKREDLNHTGSHKINNVLGQALLTRRMGKTRVIAETGAGQHGVATATACALFGLDCTIYMGEIDTRRQALNVARMRMLGAEVIAVKSGSRTLKDAINEAFRDWVANVDHTHYLFGTVAGPHPFPAMVRDFHRVIGVEARRQILERAGRLPDAAVACVGGGSNAIGLFHAFIPDEGVRLVGCEPAGHGVETGEHAATLTAGEPGILHGSRSYVLQDDEGQITEPYSISAGLDYPGIGPEHAYLKDSGRGEYRAVTDDAAMQALRLLSRSEGIIPAIESAHALAGALEVGRELGPDGLIVVSLSGRGDKDMDTAARYFGLYDTDAEVAADEAGTTAEIEGDAK
- the trpA gene encoding tryptophan synthase subunit alpha yields the protein MSGNIRLLNETLAAARAEERAALIAYLPAGFPTVDGGIEAVKAVLDGGADIVEVGLPHSDPVLDGPVIQTADDIALRGGVRIADVMRTVREAFEATGKPVLVMTYWNPIDRYGVERFTAELAEAGGAGCILPDLPVQESALWREHAEKHGLATVFVVAPSSRDERLATITAAGSGFVYAASLMGVTGTRESVGEQAADLVRRTRATTDLPVCVGLGVSNAGQAAEVASFADGVIVGSAFVKRLLDAGDQAAGIAAVRELAGELARGVKRVS